One window of Desulfobacca acetoxidans DSM 11109 genomic DNA carries:
- a CDS encoding nucleotide-binding protein, whose translation MSFIDKALERAQAARQKDKPKVEEDIKAPWAENSRKPLPVAGSVGYAGPVKDICYTTTKTYPVDMKLLAKNYIIVGDEFPDITEEYKLLRTHIIHKTKKNNYNTIMFTSPQLNEGKTLTTLNIAISIAQEIDKTVLLVDTDLRNPTIHRYLGLSPRRGLVDYLKDGIPIPELLIHPEGIDKMVVLPAGRATGDAAELIKSPQMVDLVQELKHCYEDRYVLFDLPPLLSYADALAFAPLMDCIVMVVEAGRTRCDQIEQGIEMLKDFNLLGLVLNKVKKKDQGSYYDYYQSREPKKSKFRIFG comes from the coding sequence TTGAGTTTTATCGATAAAGCTTTGGAACGGGCTCAGGCGGCGCGCCAGAAGGATAAACCTAAGGTGGAAGAGGATATAAAAGCTCCTTGGGCTGAAAATTCCCGGAAGCCTCTGCCGGTAGCAGGGTCTGTGGGTTATGCCGGACCGGTTAAAGATATTTGCTATACGACAACCAAAACATATCCGGTTGATATGAAATTATTAGCTAAAAATTATATAATAGTAGGAGATGAATTTCCTGATATTACCGAGGAATATAAGTTATTGCGGACACATATTATCCATAAAACAAAAAAGAATAATTATAATACAATTATGTTTACCAGTCCGCAATTAAATGAAGGGAAAACGTTAACTACTCTCAATATAGCTATCAGTATCGCCCAAGAAATCGATAAGACAGTATTACTTGTTGATACTGATCTTAGAAATCCTACCATACATAGATACCTGGGACTCTCACCTCGAAGAGGACTGGTAGATTATCTTAAAGACGGAATTCCTATTCCTGAATTATTGATTCACCCTGAAGGTATTGATAAAATGGTAGTCTTACCGGCGGGCAGGGCTACAGGTGACGCTGCCGAACTTATTAAATCGCCGCAGATGGTGGATCTGGTGCAAGAATTGAAGCACTGTTATGAAGATCGTTATGTACTGTTTGATCTACCACCCTTATTGTCGTATGCTGACGCCTTGGCTTTTGCGCCGCTGATGGACTGCATAGTTATGGTAGTGGAAGCGGGGCGCACCAGATGCGACCAGATAGAACAAGGAATTGAGATGCTAAAAGACTTTAACCTGTTAGGCCTAGTTTTGAATAAAGTTAAGAAAAAAGATCAGGGAAGTTACTACGACTATTATCAATCAAGAGAGCCCAAGAAATCCAAATTTAGAATTTTCGGATAG
- a CDS encoding DegT/DnrJ/EryC1/StrS family aminotransferase gives MMIPIVKPTLMNWDAVIRDFRQAWESGQVTTGQFTRRLEAEVERQLEIPHVIMMQSCTAGLMLVLRALEVEGEAIMPAFTWTATAHAAVWNNLIPVFADISPGAYTLDPEKAVQAITPRTSVLMPVNVFGCPPDYEAFAEIAREHGVHLVYDSAQGLGSRYLDRNGVWRYAGSFGEAEIFSMSPTKVISAMEGGLVTTSNAELAQTLRQMRDYGKTPDAEDIAWLGLSARVPEVDAIVAYYNFAHREHLISRRQELMQIYREGLKGLKGVRFQETPEGYQSSGNYFTIFIDGQEAKHSRDEVYQYLKEHQIQAKKYFFPALHLQKVYQTMGQFYRGKLPVTEAAAASGLALPLFSHMTQAMVFEVIKISRAILE, from the coding sequence ATGATGATTCCTATTGTTAAACCGACTCTTATGAACTGGGACGCCGTCATCAGAGATTTTCGCCAGGCTTGGGAGAGCGGACAGGTAACTACCGGTCAGTTTACCCGGCGTTTGGAGGCGGAGGTTGAGCGACAACTGGAAATTCCCCACGTTATTATGATGCAATCGTGCACCGCAGGCTTAATGTTGGTGCTGCGAGCTTTGGAAGTAGAGGGAGAAGCTATTATGCCGGCCTTCACATGGACAGCGACGGCTCATGCGGCGGTCTGGAATAATCTGATCCCAGTCTTTGCCGATATAAGCCCGGGTGCCTACACCTTGGACCCGGAAAAGGCGGTGCAGGCTATCACTCCCCGGACGTCGGTGCTTATGCCGGTGAATGTCTTTGGCTGCCCCCCTGATTATGAAGCCTTTGCAGAGATTGCTAGGGAGCATGGCGTACACCTGGTCTATGACTCTGCTCAGGGTTTGGGGTCCAGATATCTTGACCGCAACGGCGTCTGGCGATATGCCGGCAGTTTTGGCGAAGCGGAGATTTTTTCTATGAGTCCTACTAAGGTAATCAGCGCCATGGAGGGAGGACTGGTTACTACATCTAATGCCGAATTAGCCCAAACTCTCCGGCAGATGCGGGATTATGGGAAGACTCCGGATGCCGAAGATATCGCTTGGCTGGGACTTTCTGCCCGTGTCCCGGAAGTCGATGCTATTGTCGCCTATTATAACTTTGCCCACCGAGAGCATCTGATATCACGTCGCCAAGAATTAATGCAGATCTACCGGGAAGGTCTCAAGGGGCTGAAAGGAGTAAGGTTTCAAGAAACCCCGGAAGGGTATCAATCCTCCGGTAACTACTTTACCATCTTTATAGACGGTCAGGAGGCCAAACACAGTCGGGATGAAGTCTATCAATATCTCAAAGAGCATCAGATTCAGGCCAAAAAATATTTCTTTCCCGCCCTGCATCTGCAGAAGGTCTATCAGACGATGGGGCAATTCTACCGGGGGAAGTTGCCGGTGACTGAGGCGGCGGCGGCTTCAGGTTTGGCTTTGCCTTTGTTTTCGCATATGACCCAAGCGATGGTTTTTGAAGTAATCAAAATAAGCCGAGCAATCCTCGAATGA
- a CDS encoding GNAT family N-acetyltransferase encodes MNQMPYWEILAYDNPLERQKWQTICDSFEDIDIFFFPEYAHLFELHGDGKPYLFVYHQSESDLAIYPFLKRPIGELDNFHTTIADYFDIASPYGYGGYLRNSSNVNMEIFANYFNNYCQSQHIVSEFIRFHPIINNALYAPQDIKITQSRETVTIDLTNDSNTIWKDFEPTCRNKIRKAINNNIKIVKDDNYDNLKNFYELYIKTMYRLKAHKYYKFSENWFNSLRRLLNNNNALFHAYYKNNIINSAIFIFCRSYIHYFLSGSLFEMRQLAGNNLLLYEVALWAKQQGFKYLHLGGGYQPNDSLSCFKSSFSSKKTKYCISGVIHRSDDYNYLCKLRFPSGEFQGHDVFFPLYRFPQ; translated from the coding sequence ATGAACCAAATGCCGTACTGGGAAATATTAGCGTACGACAATCCTCTGGAAAGACAAAAATGGCAGACAATATGCGATTCCTTTGAGGATATAGATATCTTTTTCTTCCCTGAATACGCCCACCTCTTTGAATTGCACGGTGATGGCAAGCCGTATTTATTTGTTTACCATCAATCAGAGTCGGACCTGGCGATCTACCCATTTTTGAAGCGGCCTATTGGAGAACTCGACAATTTTCACACCACAATCGCCGATTACTTTGACATAGCTTCGCCGTATGGCTACGGAGGGTATCTGCGCAATAGTAGTAATGTAAATATGGAAATATTTGCTAATTATTTTAACAATTACTGCCAGAGTCAACATATCGTTTCAGAATTTATCAGATTTCATCCAATCATAAACAATGCATTATATGCGCCTCAAGACATTAAAATAACCCAATCACGGGAAACGGTTACCATTGACTTAACTAACGACAGCAATACAATATGGAAAGATTTTGAACCAACTTGTAGAAATAAAATTAGAAAGGCAATAAATAATAATATCAAAATTGTAAAAGATGATAATTATGACAATTTAAAAAATTTTTATGAATTATATATTAAGACCATGTATCGATTAAAAGCTCACAAATATTATAAATTTTCTGAGAATTGGTTTAATTCTTTAAGAAGATTATTGAACAATAACAATGCATTATTTCATGCATATTATAAAAATAACATTATTAATTCAGCTATTTTTATATTTTGTCGAAGCTATATTCACTATTTTTTATCAGGTTCATTGTTTGAGATGAGGCAGTTGGCTGGCAATAATCTACTGCTCTATGAAGTTGCTCTCTGGGCCAAGCAGCAGGGGTTTAAATATCTTCATTTGGGGGGGGGATATCAACCCAATGATAGCCTGTCCTGCTTCAAGTCATCTTTTTCTTCAAAAAAAACAAAATATTGTATATCTGGTGTCATTCACCGTTCTGATGATTATAACTATCTATGCAAGCTTCGCTTTCCGTCCGGAGAATTTCAGGGCCATGATGTCTTTTTCCCCTTATATCGCTTTCCTCAATAA
- a CDS encoding ExeA family protein, which produces MYEAFYGLSERPFNLIPDPDYLYLSPQHKLAKAYLEYGISQKVGFVVLTGEIGAGKTTLIKSLLKNYSGNHRLGVLYQTSVGAEDLLELLLQEFEVRGRFSSRAARLAAFNQFLVSAYARREHVVLLVDEAQNLGPEALEELRLLSNLQTGKDPLLQVILVGQPGLRDKLKHPSLRQLAQRIAVHYHLRPLERLETREYIKFRIHRAGGSSIFTEAALDRIYEYTRGVPRRINAWCDLALVAGFAESRQELDAEFIDTVVASQGGTLEGEDEEGCRRATDDGSSPPTQGGELTGGNSQRLSSELTDLAGRLTRLEGLVLEINNHLIPLITQFFARTEPGAPELPSSEPIAAPPNTLEVAECEPVQEKPTPWWGRWWKKP; this is translated from the coding sequence ATGTATGAAGCTTTTTATGGATTAAGCGAACGCCCGTTCAATCTGATTCCCGACCCTGACTACCTTTATCTCAGCCCCCAGCATAAGCTGGCCAAGGCTTACTTGGAATACGGGATTAGCCAAAAGGTAGGATTTGTCGTGCTTACCGGAGAGATCGGCGCAGGCAAAACAACCCTGATCAAGTCTTTGCTCAAAAATTATAGCGGTAACCATAGACTGGGGGTTCTTTATCAGACTTCGGTGGGAGCTGAGGATCTCCTGGAATTGTTATTGCAGGAATTTGAAGTGCGCGGCAGGTTTAGCAGTCGAGCCGCCCGGTTGGCCGCTTTTAATCAATTTCTGGTTTCAGCCTATGCCCGGCGCGAGCATGTGGTACTGTTGGTAGATGAGGCCCAGAATCTGGGACCCGAAGCCTTGGAGGAATTGCGTCTCTTGTCAAATCTGCAGACCGGTAAGGACCCTCTCCTGCAGGTTATTTTAGTTGGCCAACCCGGATTGCGGGACAAGCTCAAGCACCCCAGCCTCCGCCAACTGGCTCAGCGGATTGCTGTTCACTATCACCTGCGGCCCCTCGAACGGCTTGAGACTCGGGAATATATTAAATTTCGCATCCATCGGGCGGGCGGCAGCAGCATATTTACCGAGGCGGCGCTTGATCGGATTTACGAATACACCCGAGGGGTGCCGAGACGCATCAATGCTTGGTGCGATCTGGCTTTAGTAGCCGGATTTGCCGAGAGCCGGCAGGAACTTGATGCCGAATTCATCGATACTGTGGTGGCTTCACAGGGAGGAACCCTCGAAGGAGAGGATGAAGAAGGGTGTAGAAGGGCGACGGACGATGGGAGTTCCCCCCCAACTCAGGGAGGGGAGTTGACCGGGGGAAACAGTCAGCGTTTGTCATCTGAGCTCACTGATTTAGCCGGTCGGCTGACCCGATTGGAAGGACTGGTATTGGAGATCAATAATCATTTGATTCCGCTTATAACTCAATTCTTCGCCAGAACGGAGCCAGGGGCGCCAGAACTGCCATCCTCCGAGCCAATTGCAGCGCCGCCAAACACATTAGAAGTAGCGGAGTGCGAACCGGTTCAGGAAAAACCCACACCCTGGTGGGGGCGATGGTGGAAGAAACCTTAA
- a CDS encoding polysaccharide biosynthesis protein translates to MAIMIRTMPVVLVVQVGFFLYHDLFRGLWRYVSFADLQNILRASLMSMLTLVVLDFFLSPYLGYTPRSIFALNCMLLVFLSGGARFAARHFRERYRLSDGSSNTKRVMLVGPVMETEPIIREMLAHGGEYLPVAVIDPNIKMRGYRVYDVPIVGGIPQIARAVEKSMVQEIIFAWPDAPEDQLSDIIEECKRSQVRFKKIPSLSEVIGGRFRMADVRDIELEDLLPRPPIYIERDQVRDFIHQRSVLITGAGGSIGSELCRQLAQFQPKLLLMVERNENSLYETELALKRRYPDTAIEALIASINDAPGLNLLLQKYQPEIIFHAAAYKHVPLMERCPIEAAYNNILGTRNLVNAALKTGTEYFVMISTDKAVNPTSAMGASKHLAEQYVRACNGNSDTTKFIITRFGNVLGSAGSVIPIFKTQLAQGGPLYVTHPEIERFFMTIPEAVQLVLQAAYMGKGGDIFVLKMGRPVKIRELAEKLILLAGKTPGKDIAIKYTGLREGEKMYEELFNEGELSQPSHHPLIDYAIGSVESKDVWERHLDDIQCIVRRGDAENLIDKFKILIKNYSPPQH, encoded by the coding sequence ATGGCAATCATGATACGGACCATGCCGGTGGTGCTCGTTGTCCAGGTGGGTTTTTTTCTTTATCATGACCTTTTCCGTGGTCTCTGGCGATATGTGAGTTTTGCCGACCTGCAGAATATCTTACGTGCCTCCCTGATGAGTATGCTCACTCTGGTGGTTTTGGATTTTTTTCTTAGTCCCTACTTAGGGTACACGCCGCGCTCGATATTTGCCTTAAACTGTATGCTGCTTGTCTTTCTCAGCGGTGGGGCCCGCTTTGCGGCACGGCATTTTCGGGAGCGATATCGACTCTCGGACGGAAGTTCCAATACCAAGCGGGTGATGTTGGTAGGTCCGGTAATGGAGACAGAACCCATCATTCGGGAGATGCTGGCCCATGGTGGTGAGTATCTGCCAGTGGCGGTGATCGATCCGAACATCAAGATGAGGGGCTATCGGGTTTACGACGTACCCATTGTAGGAGGAATCCCGCAGATTGCGCGCGCCGTGGAAAAGAGTATGGTGCAGGAAATTATCTTTGCCTGGCCGGATGCTCCTGAGGATCAGCTTAGTGATATTATCGAAGAATGCAAACGGTCGCAGGTGCGGTTCAAAAAAATTCCTTCTTTAAGCGAAGTTATCGGCGGACGTTTCCGGATGGCGGACGTCCGTGATATAGAGTTGGAGGATCTTCTGCCCCGTCCGCCCATCTACATTGAACGAGATCAGGTGCGGGACTTCATTCATCAAAGAAGTGTCCTGATCACCGGTGCCGGAGGTTCTATCGGATCAGAGTTATGCCGTCAACTGGCACAATTCCAGCCCAAGCTACTACTCATGGTGGAACGCAACGAAAATAGCCTGTATGAAACCGAACTGGCCTTAAAACGGCGTTATCCTGATACCGCCATCGAAGCCCTGATTGCCAGCATTAACGATGCACCGGGATTGAATCTGTTATTGCAGAAGTACCAGCCGGAGATAATCTTTCATGCCGCCGCATATAAGCACGTGCCCTTAATGGAGCGCTGTCCGATAGAAGCAGCCTATAATAATATTTTAGGCACCCGCAATCTAGTGAATGCTGCCCTGAAAACCGGGACAGAATATTTTGTCATGATCTCCACTGATAAAGCCGTCAATCCTACCAGTGCTATGGGAGCCAGTAAACATTTAGCCGAACAGTATGTCCGGGCCTGCAATGGGAATAGTGACACCACGAAGTTTATCATTACCAGGTTTGGTAACGTCCTCGGGAGTGCTGGCAGCGTTATTCCGATCTTTAAAACCCAGTTGGCCCAGGGTGGTCCTTTGTATGTCACCCATCCGGAGATTGAAAGATTTTTCATGACCATTCCGGAAGCGGTGCAACTTGTCCTGCAGGCTGCCTATATGGGCAAGGGCGGAGATATCTTTGTCCTCAAAATGGGCCGCCCGGTGAAAATCCGGGAGCTGGCGGAAAAACTTATCTTATTGGCTGGCAAAACCCCCGGAAAAGATATTGCCATAAAATATACCGGTCTGCGGGAGGGAGAAAAAATGTATGAGGAGCTCTTTAACGAGGGAGAGCTTTCTCAACCCTCGCATCACCCACTCATCGATTATGCCATCGGATCGGTAGAGTCAAAAGATGTGTGGGAGAGGCATTTAGATGATATTCAATGCATTGTCCGTCGAGGGGATGCAGAGAACCTGATAGATAAATTTAAAATTCTTATTAAAAACTATTCACCTCCTCAACATTAA
- a CDS encoding NAD-dependent epimerase, whose product MRKILITGAAGFIGAHLAQRLVQQGDQIIGIDNLNDYYDPQLKIDRLKMIERGNFEFIKLDLADKRGMADLFARHRFDMVVNLAAQAGVRYSLANPYAYVESNVFGFLNILEGCRHQQVKHLVFASSSSVYGANTNMPFSVHQNVDHPMSLYAATKKANELMAHTYASLYGLPTTGLRFFTVYGPWGRPDMALFLFTRAILSGTPLDVFNYGKMQRDFTYIDDIGEGVRRVLDHLPEPNPRWRGDNPDPASSYAPYKLYNIGNNNPVELMYFINVIEDALGKKAVKNMLPMQPGDVPATYADIDDLMQAVGFKPQTPIEVGIRKFIDWYKKYYLS is encoded by the coding sequence ATGAGAAAAATATTGATAACCGGCGCGGCTGGCTTCATCGGAGCACATCTGGCGCAAAGACTTGTGCAACAGGGTGATCAAATCATTGGTATCGATAATCTGAATGATTACTATGATCCGCAATTAAAAATCGACCGATTAAAGATGATTGAGAGAGGCAATTTTGAATTTATCAAATTAGACCTGGCTGATAAACGAGGAATGGCCGACCTCTTTGCCCGACACCGATTTGATATGGTGGTTAATCTGGCGGCGCAGGCTGGTGTAAGATATTCCCTGGCCAATCCTTATGCCTACGTCGAAAGCAATGTCTTTGGGTTTTTAAATATCCTGGAAGGGTGTCGTCACCAACAGGTGAAGCATCTCGTCTTTGCCTCCTCCAGCTCCGTTTATGGGGCCAATACCAATATGCCTTTTTCAGTGCATCAGAATGTCGATCACCCCATGTCTCTCTACGCTGCTACGAAAAAAGCGAATGAATTGATGGCGCATACCTATGCCAGTCTGTATGGCCTGCCAACTACCGGCCTCAGATTCTTTACGGTTTACGGTCCGTGGGGACGACCGGATATGGCCCTCTTTCTTTTTACCCGGGCAATCTTATCAGGGACGCCCCTCGATGTCTTTAATTACGGCAAAATGCAGCGAGATTTCACCTATATAGACGATATTGGGGAGGGGGTCAGGAGGGTCTTGGACCACCTGCCGGAGCCGAATCCGCGGTGGCGGGGTGATAACCCTGATCCTGCCAGCAGTTACGCCCCATACAAATTATATAATATCGGCAATAACAATCCGGTGGAACTCATGTATTTTATCAATGTCATTGAGGACGCCCTGGGTAAAAAAGCAGTAAAAAATATGTTGCCTATGCAACCGGGGGATGTACCGGCAACGTATGCTGATATCGATGACCTGATGCAGGCCGTGGGTTTTAAACCTCAAACCCCTATCGAGGTTGGCATCAGGAAATTTATCGATTGGTATAAGAAATATTATTTATCCTAA
- the xrtD gene encoding VPLPA-CTERM-specific exosortase XrtD produces the protein MQNNKSSAVYPLSSLAILGAITIWFYWPILSRMFLYLFHNDDYSYGLLLPLVSAYLVYQKWPRIRGTSWRPSWWGLAIIVAGIGLSIIGELAADLYVPRVSFVVCLGGILLLVGGWRLLRLLIFPLLLLLLMIPLPELITNKLTLPLQLISSQLAAFFLHLIGIPVLRQGNIIDLGLRQMQIVDACSGLRYILALLALGVIYCYFYQRKPWKVLVLLIVLIPATIFANGLRVAGMGIFPALVEGFWHAFSGWLIFLFCFVMLAVVNYLLNRLSPPSVKQAPEEDKIQPPPKKSLPLWSYTAAAVGVILLCTPVAQRASHAPNYPLKKGFENFPMNIDTWQGHHAYIDPAMVALTKSHAHLYAEFSDPEGDLITLWIAYYETQKKAGGFVHSPKGCFTASGWRIAQAKVIEIAPGKPVNWMVTDRLGTKLLVYYWFMQRGRWLVDETLNKFFMAYDGLLRRRTDGSLIRLTIPIHGNTDQAQQRLTAFANSLIPILNQYIPD, from the coding sequence ATGCAGAATAATAAAAGCTCTGCGGTATACCCTCTCTCCTCATTGGCAATCCTTGGTGCGATTACCATTTGGTTTTACTGGCCAATTCTGTCCCGAATGTTTTTATATTTATTTCACAATGATGATTATTCCTACGGACTCCTGCTTCCCTTGGTGAGCGCTTATCTGGTATATCAGAAATGGCCGCGTATCCGGGGAACCTCCTGGAGACCATCCTGGTGGGGTCTGGCAATTATTGTGGCCGGGATAGGCCTGAGCATCATCGGGGAACTGGCGGCAGACCTTTATGTCCCGCGGGTCTCGTTCGTGGTGTGCCTCGGCGGGATTTTACTGCTGGTGGGGGGCTGGAGATTACTGCGTCTGCTCATATTTCCGCTTTTGTTGTTGTTATTGATGATTCCGCTGCCCGAGCTGATAACGAATAAACTTACCCTACCTCTGCAGTTGATTTCTTCACAATTAGCGGCATTTTTTCTCCATCTGATCGGCATCCCCGTTTTGCGGCAGGGAAATATTATTGATCTTGGGTTACGCCAGATGCAGATTGTCGATGCTTGCAGCGGTCTGCGCTATATCCTGGCCTTGCTGGCCCTAGGAGTTATCTATTGCTATTTTTACCAGAGAAAGCCTTGGAAGGTTCTGGTCTTGCTGATTGTCTTGATCCCGGCTACTATTTTTGCCAATGGTCTCCGGGTTGCTGGAATGGGAATCTTTCCCGCTCTGGTAGAAGGTTTCTGGCATGCCTTTTCCGGCTGGCTCATTTTTCTTTTTTGCTTCGTGATGCTTGCTGTCGTAAATTATCTGCTAAATCGGCTGAGTCCTCCCTCGGTTAAACAGGCTCCCGAGGAGGATAAGATTCAGCCTCCGCCAAAAAAATCTTTGCCGCTGTGGTCTTATACGGCTGCTGCAGTGGGGGTAATTCTCCTCTGTACTCCGGTAGCCCAACGCGCCTCGCATGCTCCCAATTATCCGTTGAAAAAGGGGTTTGAAAATTTTCCCATGAACATCGATACCTGGCAGGGTCACCACGCCTATATCGATCCTGCTATGGTAGCGCTAACCAAATCGCATGCTCACCTCTATGCAGAATTTTCCGACCCGGAGGGTGACCTCATTACGCTTTGGATTGCCTACTATGAAACCCAAAAAAAAGCCGGTGGTTTCGTTCATTCTCCCAAAGGATGCTTCACGGCCAGCGGATGGCGGATAGCACAGGCTAAGGTCATTGAAATCGCACCCGGAAAACCGGTCAACTGGATGGTAACTGACCGCTTAGGCACCAAGTTGTTGGTCTACTACTGGTTTATGCAACGAGGACGGTGGTTGGTAGACGAAACCCTGAATAAATTTTTCATGGCTTACGATGGCCTGCTCCGCCGGCGCACCGATGGCTCTCTGATTCGGTTAACAATACCCATCCATGGTAATACTGATCAAGCTCAGCAGAGACTAACGGCATTTGCCAATAGTTTAATACCAATTCTAAATCAATATATCCCTGATTAA
- a CDS encoding acetyltransferase: MSKVLIIGASGHARVCLEILEAAGRDVLGFFDDDPNLQGVFLHGYPIFGRISDSAPILADKSLEYFVAIGNNHDRKKIASMVQQHCNHGPINAIHPLTVISPRIQMGMGNFIAPGVIINTGTLLGDYVILNTGATIDHDNIIHSYAQISPGCNLAGHVTIEEGAFIGTGAIIIPGKTIGAYATIGAGAVVIDDIPAHCTAVGVPARIIRQNHSSHFKVAMYAE, from the coding sequence ATGAGTAAAGTACTTATCATCGGGGCTTCGGGACATGCCCGGGTCTGCCTGGAAATATTGGAGGCCGCCGGCAGGGATGTTTTAGGTTTTTTTGATGATGATCCGAATTTACAGGGCGTTTTCCTGCACGGTTACCCGATTTTCGGGCGGATTTCCGATTCTGCGCCCATTTTAGCAGATAAGTCCTTGGAATATTTTGTGGCTATCGGCAATAATCACGATCGGAAAAAGATTGCCAGTATGGTGCAGCAACATTGCAATCACGGTCCTATCAATGCTATCCACCCTTTAACCGTCATCTCCCCCCGGATCCAGATGGGGATGGGAAATTTCATTGCCCCTGGGGTTATCATTAATACCGGAACCCTTTTGGGAGATTATGTTATTCTTAATACCGGCGCCACCATAGATCACGATAATATCATTCACAGTTATGCCCAAATATCCCCCGGCTGCAACCTAGCGGGCCATGTCACTATTGAGGAAGGCGCATTTATCGGGACCGGGGCGATCATCATTCCTGGCAAAACAATTGGTGCCTACGCTACCATCGGCGCCGGCGCCGTAGTTATAGATGATATCCCGGCGCATTGCACCGCGGTGGGCGTGCCAGCGCGCATTATCAGACAAAACCACTCTTCTCATTTTAAGGTAGCCATGTATGCAGAATAA
- a CDS encoding sugar transferase: MRIKNFIDFCLSWGALILLSPIFWIIAGIIKIDSAGPAFFRQERIGKNGKPFTSYKFRTMVDNAASKGLGLNIAVDDDRITAVGKILRNTSLDELPQLFNVVRGEMSIIGPRPTLRYQVVAYDAFQRRRLAMKPGITGWAQINGRNAIPWEERIKLDIWYVDNWSLKLDVQILGRTIGTVIRREGLYGPDGINYDFRPSRVPAT, translated from the coding sequence GTGAGAATCAAAAATTTCATCGACTTCTGCCTGTCTTGGGGTGCTCTCATTCTCTTAAGTCCAATTTTTTGGATCATTGCCGGAATTATAAAAATTGACAGTGCCGGTCCCGCTTTTTTCCGCCAGGAGCGGATCGGGAAAAACGGTAAACCTTTTACTTCCTATAAATTCCGCACTATGGTTGATAATGCCGCCAGTAAAGGCCTGGGTTTGAATATAGCGGTAGATGACGACCGTATTACTGCGGTAGGTAAAATTTTGCGTAACACCAGCCTGGATGAGCTTCCCCAACTTTTCAATGTTGTAAGGGGTGAAATGAGCATTATCGGTCCGCGTCCCACTTTACGTTATCAGGTTGTAGCCTACGATGCATTCCAGCGGAGGCGTTTGGCAATGAAGCCAGGGATTACCGGTTGGGCGCAAATTAACGGGCGCAACGCCATTCCTTGGGAGGAGCGGATTAAGTTGGATATCTGGTATGTAGACAACTGGTCTCTGAAATTAGATGTCCAGATTTTGGGCCGTACTATTGGAACCGTTATTCGCCGCGAAGGTCTTTATGGACCAGACGGCATTAACTATGACTTTCGACCTTCAAGAGTGCCAGCGACCTGA